The window GAGGACGCCGTTCGGAACCTGACGGCCCTGCTCGACGGCGTGCGGAAATTCGAGACGGAGGGGAGGGAAGGGAATGCAAAATAAGGTAATGTCCGCCGCGGATGCGGTCAAGCGGTTCGTGAAGCCCGGAACCCACATCGCCTTTGGAGGTTTCACCATCCTGCGGCGCCCTATGGCCGTGGCGCGGGAGGTCGTGCGGCAGGGCATCGGCGATCTGTTCGTCACCATGAACGGGGGCACGGTCGTGGAGGAGATGCTCGCCGGCATGGGGCTCGTCCGCTGGATGGAGACCACCTACATCGGCATGGAGGGGGGTATGCCGGTCGCCTATGCCGTCCGGCGCTCCATAGAGGAGGGGGCGATCGAACTGATCGAGGACTATTCGAACTGGAGCTTCGCCCAGCGGACCCTGGCGGGACGTCTCGGTCTGCCCTTCATGCCCTGCATGGCGAACCTGGGCAGCGACCTGCTGGAGTACGACGTGTTCGGCAAGGCCGGGCTCCGCGGCGTGCGCGAGGACGGGACATGGATTCACGACGGCATCCCTCCCAAGAAGTACGAGGTGGTGGATGATCCCTTCGACGGGTTTGGCCTCCGCCCCTCCCGCATGCACGGGAAGGAGGACAGCTGCGGAAACCGGACCAACCGTCTCCTG is drawn from uncultured Fretibacterium sp. and contains these coding sequences:
- a CDS encoding CoA-transferase, producing MQNKVMSAADAVKRFVKPGTHIAFGGFTILRRPMAVAREVVRQGIGDLFVTMNGGTVVEEMLAGMGLVRWMETTYIGMEGGMPVAYAVRRSIEEGAIELIEDYSNWSFAQRTLAGRLGLPFMPCMANLGSDLLEYDVFGKAGLRGVREDGTWIHDGIPPKKYEVVDDPFDGFGLRPSRMHGKEDSCGNRTNRLLQTGRRSAHYTGKEGVKVLLVPPLKPEVSVIHVQRAAADGTVRMEGLVGPDLDQALCASTLIVECERLCPPEELRQVPEHNQIAPHFVKAIVVQPFGGYPTAVPNYYDYDYSWFQNYARVVKGRSLQGVREFWTEHVAETKDDWDYLERAGGFEKLSSLRAVPGYGYNPSMTRFEKEGEAQ